A window of Anaerotignum faecicola genomic DNA:
GCCTGGACTGCATTGGACGCTCCGAATACCAGCTCATACATGTAATTCAGCGGCATAACCGTCTGTTCAGATAAGTTGACCGGATCAAATACCTGGCCCCAGATAAAGAAGCCTACGCTGGAAACTGTCCACATAACGAGATTCGTACGGATCGATCCGCGGAGCAGGGGAAATGTTATGTACCAGAATTTCTTAAACACGTTGGCGCCCTCGATGGAAGCGGCCTCATAATAATCCGCGCTGATCCGTTCGATACCACTCATAAAAATCAGCATATGGTATCCTACCATACCAAAGCAATAGGCAATTAACATGCTCCAGAACTTATGATGGGGATCC
This region includes:
- a CDS encoding sugar ABC transporter permease, translating into LTNGMQGKKFFRSVIYLPNLVSAVAMGTMWLYYALSKESYGLLNTIIGWFGGGNVMWTDPHHKFWSMLIAYCFGMVGYHMLIFMSGIERISADYYEAASIEGANVFKKFWYITFPLLRGSIRTNLVMWTVSSVGFFIWGQVFDPVNLSEQTVMPLNYMYELVFGASNAVQA